The Pseudomonadota bacterium nucleotide sequence ACGTTGTTGTCATTGGCGCTGGTCATGCGGGGCTGTCCGCCAGCAGCCTGCTGAGCCGCCAGGGTGTCGGACACGTGGTGCTGGAGCGGGGTGAGGTGGCCAACTCCTGGCGTCATGAACGCTGGGACTCGCTGCGCCTGTTGACTCCCAACTGGCAGACTCAACTGCCCGGGAGTCCTTATCAAGGCGAAGACCCGGATGGCTTCATGGCCATCCCGGAGCTGGTGGAGACCCTGACCGGTTACGCCGCCGCCATGAACGTGCCGGTGCACACCCAGACCACGGTCACCACCGTACGTCCCGATGGCCTGGGTTATGAAGTGGTCACCAATCGGGGCACCTGGCGAGCTCGGGCGGTGATCATCGCCAGCGGTGCCTGCAACTCACCTGTGGTGCCAATGGTCGCCGCTGACCTTCCCGACACGATTTGTCAGTTGACGCCTTTTGATTACACCCATGCCGGCGAGGTGGACGAGGGCGGTGTCCTGGTCGTCGGCGCCTCGGCCACCGGGCTGCAGCTGGCGCACGAACTGCTGGCCCATGGCCGCCAAGTGACGCTGGCTGCCGGGGAGCACGTACGGATGCCACGCCGTTATCGCGGTCGCGACATCTTTCATTGGCTGAGCCACTGCGGAATCCATGACGAACGTTATGACGAGATTGATGACGTCTCACGCGGTCGGCGCCTTCCTTCGCCGCAGCTAGTCGGGAATCACGATCTGCCGATTCTGGACCTGAACGAGATTCAGCGCGCCGGCGGCCAGGTTACGGGGCGCCTGATGGGTGTGCGGGATAACACGCTGCAGTTTTCCGGCTCGCTGCAAAACGTGTGTCAGCTCGCGGATCTGAAGATGCAGCGCCTGCTGAAGCTGATCGACGAGACGGCCGACGCGGAGCAAGCGCCGCCGGCTGAAAGCTTTGCGCCGACAGCGGTCGACCTAGCGCCGGCCCTGACCATGGACGTTGACCGCCAGAACATCAAAACGGTGATCTGGGCTACCGGATTTCGCCCCGACTACCGCTGGCTCGACGTGCCCGTGCGGGATCGCAAGGGGCACCTGAGACATGACGGCGGCGTGGTGGACGCACCGGGTCTGTACGTGCTCGGGCTGCCGCTGATGAGGCGCCGCAAGTCCAGCTTCATCTTCGGTATCGAAGACGACGCCCGCGACATCACCCGTCACCTGAGCAACTACCTGGAACAACTTAAGAGGAGAGAAAGCGATGGCATTTATCGATACGGTTAGGCCCGCCGAGGCCACTGGCCCGGTGCGGGATATGTATGAGCGCCAGCAGGCGCACTACGGCTACGTGCCCAACTACGCCAAGGCGTTTAGCCATCGTCCCGAGGTGCTCGCGCGCTGGGGCCGGCTGCTCGCTGAGATCAAGCGCCACACGGACGAGCGCCGCTTCGAGCTGGTGACCTTTGTTGCCGCCCACGAGCTGGGCTACAGCGCCTGCCTTCTCGCCCACGGAAAGAAGCTGGCCGCCCTGATTGGCCGCCACCGCGTGCTGGCGCTGCTCGAGCGTCGCGAAGCGATGGTGCTGCCGATTCCCGAAGTAGCGATGGTGCGCTTTGCCCGAGCGGTGGCTCGCGACGCGTCGAGCGTCGACGAAGAGCAGGTCAAGACCCTTCGCGATCAGCTTGGCTTCTCCGACGCCGAGATATTTGACATCGCGGCTATTGCTGCTGGGCGCAGCTTTCTGGCCAAGCTGCTCGATGCGTTGGGTTCAGCACCCGACGTGGCCAGCATGGAGCTAGAAGAAGATCTGCGCGACGCGCTGACCATCGGTCGGCCGATCTGCAACGAAGCCCCAGAATTTACGCAGCCGCACAACGCAACTTACACGCTGCACGAAGTGAGGAAAGCACAATGATCTACAACAGCATCCTGGAAACCATTGGCAACACGCCGCTGATTCGTCTGGAAAGGTTAGCGCCCGCCGGCGTCAACGTCTGGGTCAAGGCCGAGTCATTTAATCCCATGGGTTCGGTCAAAGACCGGATGGCGCTGGCCATGATCGAGAAGGCTGAACAGACCGGAGCCTTGAAGCCTGGCCAGACCGTGGTCGAAGCAACCAGCGGCAATACCGGTATCGGGCTGGCGATGGTCTGTGCCCGCAAAGGCTATCCGCTGGTCGTGACAATGTCGGAGAGCTTCAGCGTTGAGCGCCGGAAGCTGCTGCGATTTCTTGGCGCCAAGGTGGTTCTCACGCCGGCCGCGGAGAAGGGCACAGGTATGGTCAAGAAAGCCGAAGAGCTTGCCCATGAACACGGCTATTTCATGCCGCTGCAGTTTGAAAACGAAGAAAACGCCAACGTGCACTACCGCACCACCGCCCGCGAGATCGTCCGGGACCTCGATGACCGTCCGCTCCACGCCTGGGTGTCGGGTTTCGGGACGGGCGGTACGCTGCTTGGCGTGTCCCGGGCGCTGCGGGAGCTGAGCCCCGAAACCCGCATTGTTGCCGCAGAGCCTGACAACTCCCCGATCGTGGCAAGCGGCATCGCCCAGGAACGAGATGGCGACGGTCGACCGGTTGGCAGCCACCCACAGTTCCGTCCCCACCTGATGCAGGGCTGGAGCCCGGACTTTGTCTCCGATCTGACGCAGGCGGCGGTCGACGAACGGCTCATCGACGACATCGTTCCCGTGGACGGAGAAGAGGCCATGGAGCTGTCTCGCGCTCTGGCCCAGAAAGAAGGCATTTTTGTCGGTACCTCGGCCGGCGCCACGCTGGCTGCCGCGCTGGAGGTCGCGCGCAAAGCCCCCGAAGGATCACACATCGTGGCGATGCTGCCCGACACCGGTGAACGCTACCTGTCGACGCCCCTGTTCGGCGCAATCAACGAGGAGATGAACGACGATGAGCTGGCGTTATCGACGTCAACCCCAGGATTTCGGTTCGACCAGCAGCCGGCTGCGCCTGCACTCGCTTCGTCGGTTGAACAGCCGAAGCAGGAAGACACGGAAGCCACAAACTTTGTCACGGCGGCGGTGGAGGACAACCCGGTAGTGATGTTTTCACTGGCCTGGTGCGAGTTCTGCTGGAGCGTACGCACGTTGTTCGACGCCCTCGGCGTTCCGTTTCGCGCCATCAGCCTGGATTCCGTCGAGTATCAGGAGGAGGACTTGGGCGTCAGGGTTCGAGAAGCGCTAAAGCAGCGCGTCGGCGCACCGACCATTCCGCAGGTGTTTGTCGCGGGTCAGCTACTGGGAGGATGCACCGACGTGATCGAAGCCTACGAAAGTGGCGCTCTCCACCGACAGCTTGATGCTGCGGGGATCAGCTACGATCGAGACGCAACGCCCGATGCAAGGAGCCTGTTGCCCAAGTGGGTGCACCCACGCAAAACGGCCTGAAAGGTCTTAGCGCAACACATGGAGCTTGCGAAGGTTGGGGGCTAGGATCGTCCTGATCCTGTTGGTAAGAAACCAATTGGCTCTCGAAATCGATTTCCGCTGCCGAAAACTGACATGAAGCTTCGTATGCGCCCGTTGTCGCGATAGTACCCCGCTGGAAGGAGCAGACTAATGTCTTATACTCGTTGGTGGTCGAATTCGAGGAGTAAGGCCATGTCCGATGCATCATTCCGCCGATCGGCGGCCGCGGCACTTGTTTTGCTATGGGTCGCAATCCCGCCATCCGCCGCGCAAAACATGGCCTTCACCTACCAGGGCCAGCTCAATCAGGGTGGACAGCTGGCAAACGGCTCGTATGACTTCCAGTTTGCACTCTTCGATTCCGGTGATTTTCTCCAAACTATCGCTTTTGCTGACCCTCTCAATATTCTGGACGTTCAGGTGATAGCGGGGACTTTTTCTGCTGAATTAGATTTTGGCCCCGGGGTGTTTGGGGATGTCGACCTCTGGCTGGAGATCCGGGTACGGGAAAGCGGCTCTACCGGCCCATTGACAACCCTGTCACCGAGACAACGGATCTCAGCGGTTCCCCTGGCACTAGTTGCTGAGATGTCCTCGGTTGCCGGTGTTGCAGATCTGGCAGCCAGCGTTGCTCCGGGGAGCGTTGGTAATGCACAACTCGCTGCGAGCGCGGTAACCGGCGACAAGGTTGCCACCGGCTCGATTTTCGGCTCGGACATCGCCAACAACAGCATAACGTCGAGTGACATTGCCGATGGCAGCATTACTTCCAGCGACATTGCGAATAACTCAGTTGCTGGCGTGGATTTAGGCAGCTCAGTATTCACCCGATCTACCGTCACGAGGGTCACCACTAGTGGGACATCGGAGCCTATCGTCTCCGCTGATCTCGGTAGCGCTTTCCGCCG carries:
- a CDS encoding peroxidase, translated to MAFIDTVRPAEATGPVRDMYERQQAHYGYVPNYAKAFSHRPEVLARWGRLLAEIKRHTDERRFELVTFVAAHELGYSACLLAHGKKLAALIGRHRVLALLERREAMVLPIPEVAMVRFARAVARDASSVDEEQVKTLRDQLGFSDAEIFDIAAIAAGRSFLAKLLDALGSAPDVASMELEEDLRDALTIGRPICNEAPEFTQPHNATYTLHEVRKAQ
- a CDS encoding NAD(P)-binding domain-containing protein, with translation MSLLAYPHPRAAGAIDVVVIGAGHAGLSASSLLSRQGVGHVVLERGEVANSWRHERWDSLRLLTPNWQTQLPGSPYQGEDPDGFMAIPELVETLTGYAAAMNVPVHTQTTVTTVRPDGLGYEVVTNRGTWRARAVIIASGACNSPVVPMVAADLPDTICQLTPFDYTHAGEVDEGGVLVVGASATGLQLAHELLAHGRQVTLAAGEHVRMPRRYRGRDIFHWLSHCGIHDERYDEIDDVSRGRRLPSPQLVGNHDLPILDLNEIQRAGGQVTGRLMGVRDNTLQFSGSLQNVCQLADLKMQRLLKLIDETADAEQAPPAESFAPTAVDLAPALTMDVDRQNIKTVIWATGFRPDYRWLDVPVRDRKGHLRHDGGVVDAPGLYVLGLPLMRRRKSSFIFGIEDDARDITRHLSNYLEQLKRRESDGIYRYG
- the cysK gene encoding cysteine synthase A → MIYNSILETIGNTPLIRLERLAPAGVNVWVKAESFNPMGSVKDRMALAMIEKAEQTGALKPGQTVVEATSGNTGIGLAMVCARKGYPLVVTMSESFSVERRKLLRFLGAKVVLTPAAEKGTGMVKKAEELAHEHGYFMPLQFENEENANVHYRTTAREIVRDLDDRPLHAWVSGFGTGGTLLGVSRALRELSPETRIVAAEPDNSPIVASGIAQERDGDGRPVGSHPQFRPHLMQGWSPDFVSDLTQAAVDERLIDDIVPVDGEEAMELSRALAQKEGIFVGTSAGATLAAALEVARKAPEGSHIVAMLPDTGERYLSTPLFGAINEEMNDDELALSTSTPGFRFDQQPAAPALASSVEQPKQEDTEATNFVTAAVEDNPVVMFSLAWCEFCWSVRTLFDALGVPFRAISLDSVEYQEEDLGVRVREALKQRVGAPTIPQVFVAGQLLGGCTDVIEAYESGALHRQLDAAGISYDRDATPDARSLLPKWVHPRKTA